Proteins encoded in a region of the Wenzhouxiangella sp. XN201 genome:
- the apbC gene encoding iron-sulfur cluster carrier protein ApbC: protein MNNEEYKALVAAIEDPNTGRPLGDAVRGVAVSDRRAAVDIRLAYPAACWRDELAGIVSERLQADGEVDAVTVDVDWQIPQHAVQGGLDPIEGVKNIIAVASGKGGVGKSTVSANLALALAAEGASVGVLDADIYGPSQPRMLGLKGGPETTENRRILPMRAHGLQVMSIGVLVESDQAMIWRGPMATQALQQMVSETLWEGLDYLIVDLPPGTGDIQLTLAQRIPVSAAVSVTTPQEVAIDDVRRAVAMFNKVKVPVLGVIENMSTHVCSSCGHEEAIFGTGGGARIAREAGLALLGQLPLEAAVGRSTDEGTPVVVAQPESASAQRFREIARRVAGRLSTQSREAKVRMPKIKITD from the coding sequence ATGAACAACGAGGAATACAAGGCGCTCGTCGCCGCCATTGAAGACCCCAACACCGGCCGTCCGCTGGGCGATGCCGTTCGCGGCGTTGCAGTCAGCGATCGACGAGCGGCGGTGGATATTCGCCTGGCCTATCCGGCCGCCTGCTGGCGCGACGAACTGGCCGGCATCGTGTCCGAACGGCTGCAAGCCGACGGCGAGGTCGACGCGGTGACCGTGGACGTCGACTGGCAGATTCCACAGCACGCCGTCCAGGGCGGTCTCGATCCGATCGAGGGCGTGAAGAACATCATTGCCGTTGCCTCCGGCAAGGGCGGTGTGGGCAAGTCGACGGTCAGTGCCAACCTGGCCCTGGCCCTGGCGGCCGAAGGCGCCAGCGTAGGTGTCCTCGACGCCGATATCTACGGCCCGAGCCAGCCGCGCATGCTCGGCTTGAAGGGTGGACCCGAGACGACCGAGAACCGCCGCATCTTGCCGATGCGCGCACATGGGCTGCAGGTGATGAGCATCGGCGTGCTGGTCGAATCCGACCAGGCCATGATCTGGCGCGGACCGATGGCGACCCAGGCACTGCAGCAGATGGTTTCCGAGACGCTGTGGGAGGGGCTGGATTATCTGATCGTCGACCTGCCGCCCGGTACCGGTGATATCCAGCTCACGCTCGCCCAGCGCATTCCGGTTTCAGCCGCGGTGAGCGTGACGACACCGCAAGAGGTCGCGATCGACGACGTGCGCCGGGCCGTGGCGATGTTCAACAAGGTCAAGGTGCCGGTGCTGGGCGTGATCGAGAACATGAGCACGCATGTGTGTTCCAGCTGCGGCCACGAGGAGGCCATCTTCGGCACCGGCGGCGGCGCACGCATTGCCCGCGAGGCCGGGCTGGCCCTGCTCGGTCAGCTGCCGCTGGAAGCTGCGGTGGGACGAAGCACCGACGAAGGCACGCCGGTGGTTGTGGCCCAACCCGAAAGCGCATCGGCACAGCGTTTCCGCGAAATCGCCCGCCGCGTCGCCGGCCGCCTGTCGACCCAGTCGCGCGAGGCGAAGGTCAGGATGCCGAAGATCAAGATTACCGACTGA